From one Rattus norvegicus strain BN/NHsdMcwi chromosome 7, GRCr8, whole genome shotgun sequence genomic stretch:
- the LOC102556486 gene encoding thioredoxin-like protein 4A: protein MSMLLHLHNGWQVDQAIHSEEDCVVVIHFGHDWDPTCMKIYKVLYRIAETKWKIVRDLPHPV from the coding sequence ATGTCCATGCTtctgcatctacacaatggctggCAGGTAGACCAGGCAATCCATTCAGAGGAGGACTGTGTGGTCGTCATTCACTTCGGACACGACTGGGACCCCACTTGCATGAAGATATACAAAGTTCTGTACAGAATCGCCGAAACGAAATGGAAGATAGTGAGAGATCTTCCTCATCCTGTATGA